From a region of the Vibrio ostreae genome:
- a CDS encoding DUF2846 domain-containing protein, translating into MKKLLLPLLTVLVASGCSTVPVLTQDSPELQTTQSFSAVDDKAVIYLYRDREANFGLFELEIHIDDEDVNTYPACYRRFELEPGNYFFEADHPDVFGFEDEMDFTAKAGEVSYFEYLPIARFGIPGETKIVAKTAEETQQLIREQDLCVNPIVQLKARD; encoded by the coding sequence ATGAAAAAATTATTATTGCCTTTGCTAACCGTGTTGGTGGCTTCAGGTTGTTCGACTGTGCCTGTTCTTACACAGGATTCGCCAGAACTTCAAACAACGCAATCATTTAGCGCGGTTGATGACAAAGCTGTCATCTATTTATATCGTGATAGAGAAGCAAATTTTGGATTATTTGAATTAGAAATCCACATCGATGATGAAGATGTGAATACCTATCCAGCTTGCTACCGTCGTTTTGAATTGGAGCCGGGTAATTACTTTTTTGAAGCTGATCATCCCGATGTTTTTGGCTTCGAAGATGAAATGGATTTTACCGCTAAGGCTGGGGAAGTGAGCTACTTCGAATATTTGCCAATTGCACGTTTTGGTATACCTGGCGAAACGAAAATTGTCGCTAAAACCGCTGAAGAAACACAACAATTGATCCGTGAACAAGACTTATGTGTAAACCCAATTGTTCAGTTGAAAGCGCGTGATTAA
- a CDS encoding cytosolic protein has translation MFIHHVNGIDWLVITAFEELKPLFIEDAGAIPSYFSATSELNLIDQARRAYGYLPALSGVITDTGTFQSQDNQEDLNPQLACLVEGRGRVFIYHGGVVAFVNDDQTFITRMG, from the coding sequence ATGTTTATCCATCATGTTAACGGCATCGACTGGCTGGTGATTACCGCTTTTGAAGAGCTGAAACCTCTATTTATCGAAGACGCCGGTGCGATCCCAAGTTACTTCTCTGCCACCAGCGAATTGAACCTGATTGATCAAGCCAGGCGTGCTTATGGATATTTGCCAGCACTCAGCGGTGTAATCACCGATACCGGCACCTTTCAGAGCCAAGATAACCAAGAAGATTTGAATCCACAGCTTGCCTGCTTAGTTGAGGGGCGTGGCCGGGTGTTTATCTACCACGGCGGCGTTGTGGCTTTTGTCAATGACGATCAAACCTTTATTACCCGGATGGGCTGA
- a CDS encoding S8 family serine peptidase, producing MHKTTIMRSLFPLLTFPLSFSVFAEPPHSAEVRPGTVLYKINSSIPANELKALNALLHSQGLVSQRTLQGSQVTIATFEHAGRETAVANILKRSGYVEFAEADYAVAPAMTPNDADFDLQWHHAAVNSPQAWDVTTGSNSVLVAVCDTGFEVSHPDLSANLRTDLAFNAQDGSDYIADANGHGTGTAGTLGAVGNNALGVAGVSWNVDIIPVRIAISDSNSSAYISTMATCIEYAADKGARIVNLSYGGIQYATIDSAARYLRSKNGLLFMSAGNDGQEFAAYPDYTSFVGVAATNTSNTRASFSNWGTFVDITAPGTSIRTTYPGNRYVYYSGTSFSSPLTAGVAALMVAANPGISADEIENGLFSTAADIGTAGDDNVYGHGLVDAQAAVNYAQNLDNLSAPVAVINASSSSVAFGSAVTLDGSGSSDSDGSIASYYWSLGDGTTSSLPSVNHTYSAAGSYQVNLTVTDNHGLSNSATSIIQVTNEMPTAAIDSMPTQYNIGDAVHFSALTSTDSDGTIVDYEWDLGNGETAHDAEFTYTYSTGGNYTVTLTVTDNASAQSSTDISIQVSDPYILSAPTNLQASVSGFNVALSWQDNSLSEDSVTIERGMKARGKTSYSDLITLGPDTTSFVDTVNEAGDYFYQIRVENLQSQATSSPLRVTVDSGATSQPNPDALPAPTGLTAVSSGDSVTLNWNYSTDGIAGFYVERGDKAKGKVTYSGDPIIVAPGINQYTETGLAAGTYSYRIKAFASDGNTSDYSNSAEARVR from the coding sequence ATGCATAAAACAACGATCATGAGATCTTTATTTCCTCTGCTCACCTTTCCTTTATCTTTCAGCGTCTTTGCTGAACCCCCTCATTCAGCAGAGGTACGCCCTGGCACTGTACTCTACAAGATCAATAGTTCTATACCGGCAAATGAGTTAAAAGCGCTCAACGCTTTACTGCACAGCCAGGGGCTGGTCTCACAACGCACCTTACAAGGCAGTCAGGTTACCATCGCTACCTTTGAGCACGCCGGACGAGAGACGGCGGTCGCCAATATCCTCAAACGCAGCGGTTACGTGGAATTTGCCGAAGCGGACTATGCTGTCGCTCCTGCCATGACACCCAATGATGCTGATTTCGACCTGCAATGGCATCATGCTGCCGTTAACTCGCCGCAGGCCTGGGACGTCACGACCGGCAGCAACAGCGTCTTGGTTGCGGTGTGCGATACCGGTTTTGAAGTTTCTCACCCGGACTTAAGCGCCAACCTGCGCACCGATTTGGCTTTTAACGCCCAAGATGGTTCGGACTATATTGCCGATGCCAATGGACATGGTACCGGGACGGCGGGAACGTTAGGAGCCGTGGGCAACAATGCTCTTGGCGTGGCCGGTGTTAGCTGGAATGTCGATATCATTCCGGTCCGCATTGCGATCAGCGACAGCAACAGCAGCGCATATATCTCAACCATGGCAACCTGTATCGAATATGCCGCAGATAAAGGCGCCCGAATCGTCAACCTGAGCTATGGCGGCATTCAATACGCGACAATTGACAGCGCGGCCAGATATCTGCGCAGCAAAAATGGCCTGCTATTTATGTCTGCCGGTAACGACGGTCAGGAATTTGCTGCTTATCCCGATTACACCAGCTTTGTCGGTGTGGCCGCCACAAACACCAGTAACACCAGAGCGAGCTTCTCCAACTGGGGCACCTTTGTTGATATCACCGCGCCGGGGACCAGCATTCGTACCACCTATCCGGGCAATCGCTACGTCTATTACAGCGGCACGTCATTTTCATCACCGCTGACCGCCGGCGTTGCGGCCCTGATGGTCGCGGCTAATCCGGGGATCAGTGCCGATGAAATCGAAAATGGCCTGTTCTCAACCGCGGCGGATATCGGCACCGCGGGAGACGACAATGTGTACGGACACGGCTTGGTCGATGCTCAGGCTGCCGTCAATTACGCGCAAAACCTCGATAACCTCAGTGCACCCGTCGCGGTAATCAACGCCAGCAGTAGCTCGGTTGCCTTTGGCAGCGCTGTGACCTTGGATGGTTCAGGTTCCAGTGACTCAGACGGCTCTATCGCTTCTTATTACTGGAGTCTGGGGGACGGCACCACCTCCAGCCTGCCGAGTGTGAACCATACTTACTCAGCAGCGGGCTCTTATCAGGTCAATTTAACCGTCACCGATAATCATGGACTGTCCAACTCCGCGACCAGCATTATTCAGGTCACGAATGAAATGCCCACCGCGGCCATCGATAGTATGCCGACCCAATACAACATTGGTGATGCTGTTCATTTCAGTGCCTTAACTTCAACTGATAGTGACGGCACTATTGTTGACTATGAGTGGGATTTGGGGAATGGAGAGACAGCTCATGACGCAGAGTTTACCTATACCTACAGTACAGGAGGGAATTACACTGTCACACTTACCGTAACAGACAACGCCAGCGCGCAGAGCAGCACGGATATCAGCATTCAAGTCAGCGATCCTTATATTCTTTCTGCGCCGACCAATTTGCAGGCGTCCGTGTCTGGATTTAATGTTGCGTTAAGCTGGCAGGATAACAGCCTGAGTGAGGACAGCGTAACGATTGAACGCGGAATGAAAGCGAGAGGTAAAACAAGCTATTCGGACCTCATTACACTCGGGCCCGATACCACCAGCTTTGTCGATACTGTCAATGAAGCAGGCGATTACTTCTATCAGATTAGAGTGGAAAACTTACAAAGTCAGGCCACGTCTTCGCCGCTGAGAGTCACCGTTGATTCAGGGGCAACGTCACAGCCAAACCCGGATGCCCTGCCCGCTCCGACCGGACTGACTGCGGTTAGCAGTGGCGATAGCGTAACCCTGAACTGGAATTACAGCACGGATGGTATTGCGGGTTTCTATGTTGAGCGAGGCGATAAAGCCAAAGGTAAAGTGACCTACTCAGGCGACCCTATCATCGTCGCTCCCGGCATCAATCAGTACACTGAAACGGGCCTAGCTGCAGGCACTTACAGCTATCGAATCAAAGCGTTTGCCTCAGACGGTAATACTTCTGACTACAGTAACAGTGCCGAAGCACGGGTAAGGTAA
- a CDS encoding DUF1852 domain-containing protein has product MNNDFTFTIKSLCFDENYQPSNNTRLTTNFANLARGESRQSNLRNTLQMINNRFNTLATWDNPNGDRYSVELEIISVDLNIGNATSEETFPTIEVLKTNIVDHKTNQRIEGIVGNNFSSYVRDYDFSVLLLDHNRDQPKFSIPQNFGDLHGNIFKCFVNSEVYQNNFTKKPVICLSVSDAKVYHRTGNQHPVLGYEYEPNESSLTEQYFKKMGLQVRYFMPKGSAAPFAFYFFGDLLNDYTNLELISTISTMETFQKIYRPEIYNANSAAGKCYQPNLKNPDHSITHIVYDREERSKLAIEQGKFTEETFIKPYQTLLEQWSAAYA; this is encoded by the coding sequence ATGAATAACGATTTTACATTTACGATTAAAAGCCTGTGTTTTGATGAAAATTACCAACCATCAAACAATACTCGTCTCACAACGAACTTTGCCAATCTGGCCCGCGGCGAGAGTCGTCAGTCAAACCTGCGCAATACGTTACAGATGATTAATAATCGCTTTAATACGTTAGCGACCTGGGATAACCCGAACGGCGATCGTTATTCGGTAGAGCTGGAGATCATCTCGGTTGATCTGAATATTGGCAACGCGACCAGTGAAGAAACTTTTCCCACTATCGAAGTGCTGAAAACCAACATTGTTGACCATAAAACCAATCAGCGCATCGAAGGCATTGTCGGCAACAACTTCTCCTCTTACGTTCGCGACTACGACTTCAGCGTATTGCTGCTTGACCACAACAGGGATCAACCAAAGTTCAGCATTCCGCAAAATTTTGGTGACCTGCATGGCAACATCTTCAAATGTTTCGTGAATTCAGAGGTATACCAAAATAACTTTACCAAAAAACCGGTGATCTGTCTGAGTGTGTCGGATGCTAAGGTCTATCATCGCACAGGTAACCAACACCCGGTTCTGGGCTACGAATACGAACCGAATGAGTCATCGCTGACCGAGCAATACTTCAAAAAAATGGGTCTGCAGGTGCGTTATTTCATGCCGAAAGGCAGTGCGGCTCCTTTCGCCTTCTACTTCTTTGGCGATCTGCTTAATGATTACACCAATCTGGAACTGATCAGCACCATCAGCACCATGGAAACATTCCAGAAAATTTACCGTCCTGAAATTTATAACGCGAACTCAGCCGCTGGAAAATGTTATCAGCCTAATCTGAAAAATCCGGACCATTCAATCACGCATATTGTTTATGACCGCGAAGAACGCAGCAAATTAGCGATTGAACAAGGCAAGTTCACTGAAGAAACCTTCATCAAACCATACCAGACGCTGCTTGAGCAATGGTCTGCTGCTTACGCTTGA
- a CDS encoding methionine synthase — protein sequence MKKLLPTSSSGSLPKPSWLAQPETLWSPWKLQDAELITGKQDALRLALQDQQQAGIDIVSDGEQTRQHFVTTFIEHLNGVDFENRKTVTIRNRYEASVPVVVGEVSRQKPVFVEDAKFLRQQTKQPIKWALPGPMTMIDTLYDDHYHSREKLAWEFAKILNQEAKELEAAGVDIIQFDEPAFNVFFDDVNDWGIAALERAIEGLKCETAVHICYGYGIKANTDWKKTLGSEWRQYEEIFPKLQQSNIDIISLECHNSRVPIELLELIRGKKVMVGAIDVATNEIETPEEVAETLRKALQFVDADKLYPCTNCGMAPLPRGVARAKLDALHAGAEIIRKELSA from the coding sequence ATGAAAAAACTATTACCGACTTCATCTTCAGGCAGTTTACCTAAACCATCCTGGCTTGCTCAGCCAGAGACTCTGTGGTCACCGTGGAAACTGCAGGATGCAGAACTGATTACCGGCAAACAAGATGCACTGCGTTTAGCGCTGCAAGATCAGCAACAAGCAGGCATTGATATTGTCAGCGATGGTGAGCAGACACGTCAGCATTTCGTCACCACTTTTATTGAACACCTGAACGGCGTTGATTTCGAAAACCGTAAAACCGTTACCATTCGTAATCGTTATGAAGCAAGCGTGCCGGTAGTGGTCGGCGAAGTGAGTCGTCAAAAGCCGGTGTTTGTGGAAGATGCGAAGTTTCTGCGTCAGCAAACCAAGCAACCGATCAAATGGGCTCTGCCGGGTCCTATGACCATGATCGATACCCTTTACGATGATCATTACCACAGCCGCGAGAAACTGGCGTGGGAATTTGCCAAGATTCTTAACCAGGAAGCGAAAGAGCTCGAAGCCGCTGGTGTGGATATTATCCAGTTTGATGAACCTGCGTTTAACGTGTTTTTTGACGACGTGAACGACTGGGGTATCGCCGCTCTGGAGCGCGCGATTGAAGGCCTGAAGTGTGAAACCGCAGTCCATATTTGTTATGGCTACGGCATCAAAGCCAATACTGACTGGAAAAAGACACTGGGCTCTGAATGGCGTCAGTACGAAGAGATTTTCCCGAAATTGCAACAGTCTAATATCGATATTATCTCACTTGAGTGCCACAACTCCCGTGTGCCTATCGAATTGCTTGAACTGATCCGCGGTAAAAAGGTTATGGTTGGCGCAATTGACGTGGCGACCAACGAGATTGAAACGCCGGAAGAAGTGGCAGAGACATTGCGTAAAGCGCTGCAGTTTGTTGATGCAGACAAACTGTACCCATGCACCAACTGTGGCATGGCACCTCTGCCGCGTGGCGTGGCACGAGCAAAACTGGATGCGCTGCATGCCGGTGCGGAAATTATCCGTAAAGAGCTGTCGGCCTGA